In Streptomyces alboniger, the following are encoded in one genomic region:
- a CDS encoding FtsX-like permease family protein: MATGLARAALRAHRPAFIGTSVAALFAATVVSASTMMLGTTSTGSTEGLSASARRQITENGVGDMAIVLLIGSIYMSIFVVVSTMGTAVAQQHRELAMVRSIGAKPRQIRRAVALQALAASVPAALAGFALGGLGARWWHAGMVSHGLLPAEATFRFSWVALPVCVGVAVVTTTLAAFFSALRFSLLRPARALSEAATGRRGLGMLRAPLGVIAVAGACFVSVLLSKKPAAEASEGAFLVLIMFCVGAGLLGPRIIGPAAWLVSALIGRVGPSARLAMLNVRSQPRRFSAAVVPLVLVVGFGLTKIGMHTTAQHHTGSAGSTGEVWLDYVGTGLYAGFAAIAAANTLAMISFERRRDVALLRVVGSQRAQVRAMAAWEAVVVAGTALLLGGAIALGTLAPILSTAFGSALPYLPWTVPTGVAAGTLLLTLLATGLPIRAAMRKRAISVVSST; encoded by the coding sequence TGGCCGCCCTCTTCGCGGCGACCGTGGTGAGCGCGTCGACGATGATGCTCGGCACGACGAGCACCGGAAGCACCGAGGGGCTCTCCGCGTCGGCGCGTCGGCAGATCACGGAGAACGGCGTGGGCGACATGGCGATCGTCCTGCTGATCGGCTCTATCTACATGTCGATTTTCGTGGTCGTCTCGACCATGGGCACCGCCGTGGCCCAGCAGCACCGCGAGCTGGCGATGGTGCGCTCCATCGGCGCGAAGCCCCGCCAGATCCGCCGCGCGGTGGCCCTCCAGGCCCTCGCCGCCTCCGTCCCCGCCGCACTCGCCGGCTTCGCCCTCGGCGGTCTCGGCGCCCGCTGGTGGCACGCGGGCATGGTCTCCCACGGGCTGCTGCCCGCCGAGGCGACCTTCCGCTTCAGCTGGGTCGCGCTGCCGGTCTGCGTGGGCGTCGCCGTGGTGACGACGACGCTGGCCGCCTTCTTCTCGGCGTTGCGCTTCTCCCTGTTGCGCCCGGCCCGCGCGCTCTCCGAGGCGGCGACCGGGCGGCGGGGGCTCGGCATGTTGCGGGCGCCGCTCGGTGTGATCGCGGTCGCCGGGGCGTGCTTCGTGTCGGTGCTCCTGTCGAAGAAGCCCGCGGCCGAGGCGAGCGAGGGCGCCTTCCTCGTGCTCATCATGTTCTGCGTCGGCGCGGGGCTGCTGGGCCCGCGCATCATCGGCCCGGCGGCCTGGCTGGTCTCGGCGCTGATCGGCCGCGTCGGCCCGAGCGCCCGGCTCGCGATGCTCAACGTCCGCTCGCAGCCCCGCCGCTTCTCCGCCGCGGTCGTCCCCCTCGTCCTCGTCGTGGGCTTCGGCCTCACCAAGATCGGCATGCACACGACGGCGCAGCACCACACCGGCTCGGCGGGCAGCACCGGCGAGGTCTGGCTCGACTACGTGGGCACGGGCCTCTACGCGGGCTTCGCCGCCATCGCCGCGGCCAACACCCTCGCCATGATCTCCTTCGAGCGCCGCCGTGACGTGGCTCTGCTGCGGGTGGTGGGCAGCCAGCGCGCCCAGGTGCGGGCGATGGCGGCCTGGGAGGCCGTGGTCGTCGCGGGGACCGCCCTGCTGCTCGGCGGCGCGATCGCGCTCGGCACGCTCGCCCCGATCCTCAGCACGGCCTTCGGCTCCGCCCTGCCCTACCTGCCGTGGACCGTACCGACCGGCGTCGCCGCGGGCACGCTGCTCCTGACCCTGCTCGCGACGGGCCTTCCGATACGCGCGGCCATGCGAAAGCGGGCCATCTCCGTGGTCAGCTCCACGTAA